From a single Rosa rugosa chromosome 7, drRosRugo1.1, whole genome shotgun sequence genomic region:
- the LOC133721374 gene encoding uncharacterized protein LOC133721374, translating into MATASATVSPAMFTTTTTVAKSMRKPSSNVHYISGVNSFSGLKAHNSVATLGLPQCTDQSFAKIVSSLRTPSQNKGRGGGALSSTCNAIGEIFKIAAIMNGLTLVGVAVGFVLLRIEASVEEAAE; encoded by the coding sequence ATGGCAACAGCCTCAGCAACAGTCTCACCAGCAATGTTCACCACCACTACCACAGTGGCCAAGTCTATGAGGAAACCATCAAGCAATGTGCATTACATTTCAGGAGTCAATTCTTTTTCTGGACTGAAGGCTCACAATAGTGTGGCCACTCTTGGTCTTCCTCAGTGTACTGATCAATCTTTTGCTAAGATTGTGAGCTCCTTAAGAACTCCATCGCAGAACAAGGGCAGAGGTGGAGGTGCACTATCATCTACCTGCAATGCAATTGGTGAGATTTTCAAGATTGCAGCAATCATGAATGGACTCACTCTTGTTGGAGTTGCAGTTGGATTTGTACTTCTCCGAATCGAAGCATCTGTGGAGGAGGCAGCTGAGTGA